GAAAGCGGAGTAGGTGACGTAACGCAGGATGATCTCCATGTCACGCAGGCAAGCTGCCATGCGACGGGAGGTGTAAGCGTTACCGCCTGGTGAAATCAAAGAGGGCTGCTGAGCAAACAGCTGGCGTGCAGCCGAAGCAACAATGCTGGAAGCGTTGCTGGAAATGCGGTTAACGGCATCCAGACGCTTGTTGCTGTCGGAAACCATGGAAGCGAGGGCGTCGATCTCGCTGGTGCTGATGAATTGTCCCCGGGCATCGGCCTGGGCGACAACCTTGGTGAAGGCGTCGAACATGGTTGTTGTTCCTGTGAACTACGTCTGGAAGGGGAATCTCAGACATGAAAGGGATAGCTGAAGGCTATTGCCTCCATCCCGTCGCCTGCGATTCTGACCAACAGCTCCGGAGCCTCCCGAAAGCTGTTCATAATGCTTAACTCCCTTGCTACAACAAGGAAGTGGTGAGGCTTTTCTCAAAGATCGAAAAGAACCTCGTGGATGTATGCCTCTGTCCACTCACTGCCGTGAAAGCGGGTCAACATTCCTCGGGCCGGGTCTTTCTCGGCGCGATAGTCGGTGTAACGACGTTGACCTGCGAAGAGAACCTCAGAGCGCTGGTCAGAGACAGGTTCAGCCGTGGCCGCAAGCCGCAGATAAAGAGACAAGTACTCATTGAAGGCAGGTCGCACCACGGTTTCGATCAAGTGCTCCCCTTCTTCCCCGAGAGGAAGACGGGTCCAGAGAAAGCCAGGAGAAAAGAAGGGCTGGGCTTCTTCGGGAATCGGCCCACCGTCGGGTAATTTTTCCCGCCACCGCTCAAAAATAGGCATCAACTGATCCCAAACCGGTCGCGTGTGTTGCTCATCGCTTTTGTCGGCGGGCTGAAGGTCGAGTGCAAGAAGATGACCGCCAGGCAGGGTGACGAGATCACCTCCAAAAAAGGGCAAGTCGTACTTGGAGGATGGATTGATGACAAAATTAAGTACTGATGCTGCGTCCCCCCCGTTGACACAAGCGGCACGAACTTGCCGAAATTTTTCAGTGCGGCAAGCCCATGTGGCTGTGGTCACGGTGACTGGCTTCGCCCGTGAGCCAATTTGTCCCTGCTTGAATAAAAAATCTTGTTCAATTGGGTAGGGCTGCGGCTCAAATGTCTGGAGTGCCGCAACCGCATCATCAAGAAATGGCTGCCATGCCCAGCCCGGTATTGCGAGCGGATCAGAGCTGTTAGCGCGCTGGAGCGTCATGGTTGAGCAGATTCAGGGAAAAGAAATTCGTGCAGGAAACGATCAGACCAATCACTGCCAAAATGACTGCTGAAAAGGCCGTGCGCAGGATCTCTCTCGGCGCTGTAGATATCGTAGTTTTTTTGAAGCTGCTCTACTTTTTCGGGATTGATGAACGATGAGTTTTTAACTGCTTCGTCGTGCAAGTTCCAATAAGCTTTTAGGAAAGCGCTAAAGGCAGGAGGCAGTGATGTTGTGGCCTGTTCCGAGCCGCCACGGCAGAAAAGCAACCAGGAGGAAAAATACTGATTTGGGTCGAAAGACCGCATTGTCTCTTCTCCGTTGAGATCAGGGAATTGAGCATTGAGAGACTTCAGACCATCGAAGTACCGTTCTAAGTAATCCTTGTCTTGAACGAGGGGCTGGAAATCTAGAACTGCCACTAACTTCTGCTTGGCTCCGAACCAGAGAAGATCAACTCCCATCAGAGGATGGTCGTAGGCGTAATCCGGATAGGCAACTGAATTCAGCACCTGGAGGCTGTCGCCAGCATCCAATCTTGTAACGCGCCAACGACGAAATCCAGGAACGTCCCAAAGCCAGCTTTGGATCGTGCTGGAGCGCTTGGATGATTGATTGTGCTCCAGACCAGGGGGAACCTCAATTGGCACTGCGCCCCGGGCTTTGATCCCTGAATGCAATTCATCAAGAAATGGATCAAACATGATGTTCAGCCTTTGCTTGTAGAGGTCGCCATGGCCAGGTTCTGTGAACGCTCGGAAATGCCGGCGATTTCAGCATCGGTAGGGCATCGAAACTCAGTGCAATATGTGGTCATTGCAACGCCGTCTAAACACTGGACAGAACTTACTCTCATCCTGATCTGATCTGTCACAAACCAACACCGTTCAATGCCAACATTGGTGTCGTATCGCGTCGTGATTGTTACTACTCCGTCGTCCGCAAAGGTGTATGTGCTCAGTACGGATTGTTTCTCGACATAG
The Synechococcus sp. PROS-U-1 DNA segment above includes these coding regions:
- a CDS encoding phycocyanin subunit beta — protein: MFDAFTKVVAQADARGQFISTSEIDALASMVSDSNKRLDAVNRISSNASSIVASAARQLFAQQPSLISPGGNAYTSRRMAACLRDMEIILRYVTYSAFTGDASVMEDRCLNGLRETYLALGTPGASVAAGVNLMKEAALSIVNDKTGISTGDCASLSSEIGTYFDKAAASVA
- a CDS encoding phycoerythrobilin:ferredoxin oxidoreductase, which translates into the protein MTLQRANSSDPLAIPGWAWQPFLDDAVAALQTFEPQPYPIEQDFLFKQGQIGSRAKPVTVTTATWACRTEKFRQVRAACVNGGDAASVLNFVINPSSKYDLPFFGGDLVTLPGGHLLALDLQPADKSDEQHTRPVWDQLMPIFERWREKLPDGGPIPEEAQPFFSPGFLWTRLPLGEEGEHLIETVVRPAFNEYLSLYLRLAATAEPVSDQRSEVLFAGQRRYTDYRAEKDPARGMLTRFHGSEWTEAYIHEVLFDL
- a CDS encoding 15,16-dihydrobiliverdin:ferredoxin oxidoreductase gives rise to the protein MFDPFLDELHSGIKARGAVPIEVPPGLEHNQSSKRSSTIQSWLWDVPGFRRWRVTRLDAGDSLQVLNSVAYPDYAYDHPLMGVDLLWFGAKQKLVAVLDFQPLVQDKDYLERYFDGLKSLNAQFPDLNGEETMRSFDPNQYFSSWLLFCRGGSEQATTSLPPAFSAFLKAYWNLHDEAVKNSSFINPEKVEQLQKNYDIYSAERDPAHGLFSSHFGSDWSDRFLHEFLFPESAQP